The genomic segment AACTCCGTATTTATTAGTGCAAAGGACGAGAAATCTCCAGCAGACAAAATAAGAATCATCAATAAAAAAATGATCGAGGAATCGCCGCAGAAAGAATAAAGTGAAAAAGCCAAGTCAGAAGGATCTCAAATGTGACCTTCAGGCTTGGCTTTTATATTTTTAACAATGGTATTACTCAACCGATCTTTTACCAAACAGGATAGCGTCCAGCGCGAACTTGGAGCTGCCGCTGATACCAAGAGCAACCAACATCGCAAGCAAGGCCAAATCCAGCTCATAACCAGCTCCACCTTCACCGCCCAGGAAGCCGGCAGCGAGCTTGGCTTTAAAGATCGCACCAAGCATGACAACAGACAACGCACCTGCGAACACGCGAGTACCCAGACCCAGAATCAAGGCAATGCCGCCTACGACCTCCAAGAAGGCTACGAGATAAGCAATGAATGCAGGGAGTCCCATGGTCCCGAAGAAACCAGCGACATTCTCCAGCCCCATTTGGAATTTAGCCACTCCGTGAATGGCAAAAGTAAGACCAGCAATCACACGTAGAATAAGTGCGCTCCATTCAAAACGATTAGACATGTATGAATCCCTCCGAAAATTCAAATGCGTAACAAAGTT from the Brevibacillus brevis genome contains:
- a CDS encoding DoxX family protein; translation: MSNRFEWSALILRVIAGLTFAIHGVAKFQMGLENVAGFFGTMGLPAFIAYLVAFLEVVGGIALILGLGTRVFAGALSVVMLGAIFKAKLAAGFLGGEGGAGYELDLALLAMLVALGISGSSKFALDAILFGKRSVE